In Deltaproteobacteria bacterium, the sequence CGCCTGCAGCTACCCTTCGCGGCGGCCGCCCTCTTCACCGTGACGCTCCTGCTCGGCCCGCCGGGCAAGAGCGCGAGTCCCGAGGACTTCCACGCGAACATCGTGAACGGACGGCTCACCTCCGGATTTCCGGCGGCCGGCGCGCTGCTGCTCGGCGACGAGGCGACCGCGGTCACGTGGTGCTCGGGCGTGCTCATCGGCTGTGACACGTTCCTCACCGCCGCGCACTGCGTGTGCGACACGAACGGCGCCGACTGTCAGGGCGCGCGCGCGCCGAGCCCGTTCGGCCGCCTCGTCTACCTGCAGCACGCGGGCTTCTTCCGGGCCACCA encodes:
- a CDS encoding S1 family peptidase; protein product: MPARTSRLQLPFAAAALFTVTLLLGPPGKSASPEDFHANIVNGRLTSGFPAAGALLLGDEATAVTWCSGVLIGCDTFLTAAHCVCDTNGADCQGARAPSPFGRLVYLQHAGFFRAT